The genomic segment GGTCATCAAGTCGGTGACGCGCGAGGAGGTGACCTTCGACGGGCTGGGCGGGGCCGACGTGCACACCCGCAAGTCGGGCGTGGCCCACCTCTCCTACGAGGGCGACGAGGCCGTGCTCGCGGGCATCCGCGACCTGCTGACCTACCTCCCGCAGAGTGCCCGCGAGGAGACGCCCGTGCAGCCCTGCGCCGACCCCGCCGACCGCCCCAACCCCCGGCTGCTGGAGATCGTGACGCCGGACCAGCGCAAGCCCTACGACATGCATGCGGTGATCGGGGAACTCGTGGATGGGGACAGCTTCCTCGAAATCCAGCCGAACTGGGCGAAGAACATGATCTGCGGCTTTGCGCGGCTGGACGGCCGGTCGGTCGGCATCGTGGCGAACAACCCCAAGGTGATGGCGGGCACGCTGAACATCGACGCCTCGGACAAGGCCGCCCGCTTCATCCGCACCTGCGACTGCTACAACATCCCGATCCTGACGCTGGTGGACGTGACGGGCTTCCTGCCGGGGGTCGCGCAGGAACACGCCGGGATCATCCGGCACGGGGCCAAGATGCTCTACGCCTACGCCGAGGCGACCGTCCCCAAGATCACCCTGATCACCCGCAAGAGCTACGGCGGGGCGTACCTCGCCATGAACAGCCGCGACATGGGCGCGGACGTGGTGTACGCCTGGCCCACCGCCGCCGTCGCCGTGATGGGCGCCGAGGGGGCCGCCAACATCGTCTACCGCCGCGAGATCGGGCGGTCCGAGAACCCGGAGGCCACCCGCGCGGCCAAGATCGCCGAGTACAAGGAAACCTTCGACAACCCCTACGTGGCGGCCGCCAAGGGATACATCGACGACGTGATTCCGATGGAGGACACCCGCCGCCGCCTGATTCAGACCTTCGAGATGCTGCGCGGCAAGGAAGAGGCGCGGCCCTACAAGAAGCACGGGAATATCCCGCTCTGAGCGCGGGCACAGGGAAGGGCGCGGCGGGGAAGTCCACCCCGCCGCGCCCCCTTTCAATCCCAACGCCTCAGCGGGCGCCGAAGTTCTGCACCCAGTAGTGGCGGTAGCTGCCGCCCTGCGCGTAGCCCACACCGAGTTCTCGGAAGCTGGGGTTCATGATGTTGCGGCAGTGGCCCTCGCTGGCGAGCCAGCCCGCCACGACCTGCTCCGGAGTGGTCTGCCCGGCGGCGATGTTCTCCCCGATGGTGCGCCACGCGTACCCGGTCGCGGAGATGCGCTGCGCCATCGTGCGCCCGTCGAGGCTGGTGTGGCTGAAGTAGTTGCGCGTCGCCATGTCGGTCGCGTGGCCCTGCGCGGCCTGCTCGAGCTGCGCGTTGTAGGTCAGCGCGGGCGCCGCCGCGAAGCTGGTCGCGCCGCAGCTGCGGGCCTGAGCACGGGCGGCGTTCGTCAGCTCCAGCACGCGCCCGGCGTAGCCGCTCGGCGTGGTCGGCGCGGGCGCCGGGGCCGGGGTCGGCGTGGGGGCGGGAGCGGTCGCCGCCGTCACGGTCAGGGTGAAGTCGATGTAGGAGCTGCGGTAATTGGTGAGCGCCGCGCGAATCACGGCGTTCCCGGCGCCCGTGGCCGTCACCAGTCCGGTCTGGGTCACGGTGGCGACGGCGGCGTTGCTGGTGGTCCAGGTCAGCTCACCGGGGTAGGGGGCGCGGCCCCCGACCGTCACGTTGAGCTGCCGGGTCTGCCCCACCACCAGGGTTCCCGCGCTGGCCTGGGCCTCCAGCGTCCCGGCAGCCGGGGTGACGGCGGGCACCTGCGCGGCCGGGGCAGAGGGAGCGGAGGGGACCGAACCGCACGCCGCGAGAGACAGGAGGCCGCCGACCAGCAGAACTTGCTTCAGAGCAGACATAGGCCCCATCTCATCAAGCCAGCGTAGGCAGGGCATGAGTTGAGACTTCTCATCTCTCATTCTGAGGCAACGGTGTTGACGACGGCGACGGAAGCCAAAGGCTGGATTTTCTGACTCAAGGAATCTCTAAGCTTCTCACGCAGTCTGTGAACTTTCTCCTGCCTGGGCGGACAAGGTCACGGATTTCCGTCTTCGTTCATGAGGAAGAAACCTATCTCTTCTCCCTCCACGACCGAGATCGGGGAAGTGGGCGGCACGCTGGCGAGCAGGAATTCCCCCAGGGTCGCCGCGCCGTTCAGCAGGGCACCGTCCACCGCCGGGTCCAGGGTGCCCCACAGGTGCGCCCGCCCCCCGGCCCCGGCCGCCTGCCACAGGAGTGCTCCTACCGCCTCGCTCCCCGCGTAGGCGAGCATCAGGGCGTAGTCGCGCCTTCCCTCCAGCGAACGGGCCAGATGACGGGCCAGAGCGCTTCCCCACTCGGGCGTGCCGTGGGCCTCGGCCAATACGGCGGCCCAACGCGGCAGGTGCAGGCGCGACACCTGCTCGGCAGTGAACGGGGAGGGCGAGGAGTCGGCCCGGTACACCCCGCAGCGCAGGCTGGCGATCTCCTCCCCCGTTCCTCGCGCCCGGCCCGGCACAGCGACCAGCGGCGGGTGCCCCCGCGACCGCTGCCACGTGGCCGCCTCCCGCAGCCGCTCCGGAGCTGCGCCCGGCAGAAAGGCAGCATTCAGGCCCAGGACATTGACCCCCGGAGTGTGCAGCGCGACCCCGCCCGCCACCTCCGCCCGCTCTGAGGCAAGCGGCCCGTAGTACGCGAGAAGGTCGGTCAGGGCGGCGGACAAGGGGAGGGTCATGGGAAGCAGCCTAGACAAAACTGCAGACCAGACAGAACAACGCGCCGCCTCCGGGTGGGAAAGGCGGCGCGGCGTAGTGGTGACCCCAACGGGACTTGAACCCGTGTCTGCGCCTTGAGAGGGCGCTGTCCTGACCGCTAGACGATGGGGCCGTCCGAAGTGCGGGAGGTCCGCCCGTGGGCGGGGTCAGGCGCGAAGAGAAAGTGTAGGGGCACGTAGGCAGGGAAGTCAAGCCCCCCGGCTATTCCAGATCGTCGTAGTGGTGCAGCAGCGCCGCTTCGGGGTCGGCGCCCGCGTGGTGGTGCCGGGCCACCAGCCGGGCCACGCGGGGCCGCGCCCCCGCCCGCGCGAGCAGCTCGGCACCCAGTTCCGGGTGGTACGCCCGCACCGACAAGGCCCCGAAGGGCAGCAGCCGGGCCACCCGGTTGGGCACCAGCCCCACGAGCACACGCTCGGCCACCCGGTAGGGGCGAATGCTCTTGCCACAGTCGTGCAGCAGCGCGGCCGCGACCACCTCGGGAGGGGCCGCCGGATGGTCGCGCAGCAGGTGACGGGTGACCCGGCAGGCGTGCTCCCGGTCACGCGGGTCCATCCCCAGGAAGACGCGGGCCTCGGCGGGGGTCAGGTGCCCGGTCGCCCAGCCGTCCTGCGGGGCCGCGAGGCGGACGCTCAGGCTGCGGGCCAGCCGGGCGGCCTTGCCCAGATAGCCCCGCGCCTTGCGCCGAACCCGCGCGGCCACCGACAGGCGGGGCACCCGGCCGAGTTCGGCGGGTCCAGGCGCCGGGTCAGTCCGCAGCCGCTTCTCCCGCTCCGGCCTCCAGCGCGGCCAGGGCACGCTCGGCGCTCATGGCCGCGCGGGTGCCCGCGCCCACGCTGGTGGCGAGCTGACGGTAGACGTGGTCCGACACGTCCCCGGCGGCAAACAGCAGGGGCACGCTCGTGTAGATCTCGTCGGTGACCTCCACGTAGCCGTCGGAGCGCAGGGCCACCACGTCCTTCACGAAGTCGGTGTTGGGCACGTGCCCGATAAAGATGAACACCCCGTCAGTGGGCAGCTCGCTGACCTCGCCCGTCTCCAGGTTCTTCAGGCGCACGCCCGTCACGTGATCCGCGCCCTGAATCTCCTCGACGACCGTGTTCCAGATGTACTTCATCTTGGGGTTGGCAAAGGCGCGGGCCTGCGCGACCTTGTTCGCCCGCAGAGTGTCGCGGCGGTGGATCAGGGTGACCTCGTCCGCGAACTTGGTCAGGAACAGACCCTCCTCGACGGCGGCGTCCCCGCCCCCAATCACCACGACCTTCTTGCCCCGGTAGAAGAAGCCGTCGCAGGTCGCGCAGGTCGAGACGCCCTTGCCCCAGAAGTGTTCCTCGCCGGGGATGTTCAGGCGGCGGGGATTGGCCCCGGTCGCCAGAATCACGCTCCGGGCGCGGTAGGTGCCGCCGTAGCCGCGCACCGTGAAGGGGTACTCGTGCGCGTACTCGTCACGCTCAATGGCCTCGACCTCCTCCATCTCGATGCGGGCACCGAACTTCTCGGCCTGCTGCACCATGCGCTGGGCGAGTTCCATGCCGGGAATCGGCTCGGGAAAGCCGGGGTAGTTCTCGACCTCCTCGGTCTGGGCGATCTGGCCGCCGGGCAACCCCTTTTCCAGCACCAACGTGCTCAGGCCGCCGCGCCCCGTGTAGATGGCCGCCGTCAGCCCGGCCGGTCCGCCGCCGATAATCACCACGTCGAAGTCCTGGGTGGACACGGGAGTGCTCGTCATGCTTCCGAGCGTACCACCACGCACATTTGGGCATGGTCAGGCAAGCACACTTTATTTTTCAAAGCATCTGGGATCAAAAAAAGCCCCCGCACGGGGCGGGGGAAACTGGCTGGGGCACAAGGACTCGAACCTTGATTAACGGTGCCAGAAACCGTCGTCCTGCCATTAGACGATGCCCCAACGGGAGATGCTCTGGCGTGATGCCCGGCCGGAGGGCTGAGCGTGAGGGAGTATAGCCGCCCATTCCTGGGCCGTCAACTGCGGGCCAGGCCGGGCACCAGGGGGCAAAGGAGCCGGAATGCGCCCTGGCCGGGCTCGCACCTGCGCTTGCCCCCCCTATGGGGTGATGTTACACTGAGGTGTTGCCGCGCCCAAGCGCAGGTACAGGTATATGTGGGGCCGCACCCGAGCTGGAGGCGACCCCGCAGGAGGAGCAGGAGTTCATGGAAGACCAGACCCAGACCCCCGCCGCTGAGGGCGGGACCACTCAGCCCACGCCGGGCACCGAGCAAGTCACCAGCGGGCAAGTCACCAGCGAGCAGGCGACGCAGGCCCAGGCCGCGCCCGTCCAGGCGAGCGCCCCCGAGGAACGCGAGTACCCCGCTATGACCATGGAGGACGTGCTCGCCAGCGAGTCGACCGAGCACCAGATGGTGTCGCGCGGTGACATCGTGGACGGCACCGTCGTGTTCATCGGCAACGAGGGCATCGCGGTAGATGTCGGCGCCAAGGTGGAGGGCACCATTCCCCTCAACCAGATTGGTGACGAGCCGGTCACGCTGGAAGAAGCCCAGACGATGTACAAGCCCGGTGACAAGATCGAGGCGTATGTCGTGCGGGTGGACCTCGCCAACAGCCAGATCGTTCTCTCCAAGAAGCGGGCCGACCAGGACAAGGGCTGGCGCGTGCTCGAGAAGATGCAGGAGAACGACGAGGCCTTCGAGGTCGAGGTGCTCGAGAAGGTGCGCGGCGGCCTCGTCGCGCAGGTCGAGGGCATCCGGGCCTTCCTGCCCGCGTCGCAGGTCGACACCCGCCGGGTCAACGACCTCGATCCCTACGTTGGCAAGCCCCTGATGGTGAAGCTGATTGAGCTGAACCGCAAGCGTAACCGCGTGATCATCAGCCACCGCGCCATCATGGAGGCCCAGAAGGCCAAGGCGCGCGAGGCGACGGTCGGCCAGCTCGTTCCCGGTGCGCAGTTCGAGGGCGAGGTCGTGGAGATCACGGACTTCGGCGTCTTCGTCAACCTCGGCGGCATCGACGGGCTGGTGCACCGCAGTGAACTGACCTACGGCCGCTTCAACCACCCCCGCGACGTGGTCAAGGTGGGCGACAAGGTGCAGGTGCAGGTCATTGACGTGGACGAGGGCCGCGAGCGCATCAACCTCTCCATGAAGGCCCTGACCCAGGACCCCTGGGAGGGTGCTGTCGACCGCTACTCCATCGGCCAGCGCGTGAAGGGCAAGGTCACCAACCTGACCAACTTCGGTGCGTTCGTGGAGCTGGAGTCGGGCCTCGAGGGCCTGGTCCACGTCAGCGAGATGAGCTGGACCAAGCGCGTGCGTCACCCCAACGAGGTCATGAAGGAAGGCGACGAGGTCGAGGCCGTCATCCTGCGCATCGACCCCAAGGAGCGCCGCATCTCCCTCGGCATTCGTCAGACCACCGACGATCCCTGGAGCGCGCTGCCTGACCGTTACCCGCCCGGCACGCCCGTCAAGGGCAAGATCACCGGCATGACCGACTTCGGCGTCTTCATGGAGATCGAGGAGGGCATCGAGGGCCTGATTCACATCAGCGAACTCGACACGGCGCGCGTGAACAACCCCGCCGACCTCTTCAAGAAGGGCGACGAGATCGAGGCCGTGATCCTGAACATCGACCCCGTCGAGCAGCGGGCGAGCCTCTCGCGCCGCCGTGCCCTCGGTGGCGGCGGCCCGGTGCGCGACTACGTCAGCCAGGGCGGCGGCAGCCGCAGCGACCGTTACAGCGGTGGCGGCGGTCAAGGCGGCGGCAACCGTGGCGGCGGCCGTGGTGGGCGCGGCGGCGGCGCTGACTACAACTACAACGCCAAGGACGCCCAGCAGGGCGGCAAGATCAGCACGAAGCTGGGCGACGTGTACGCCGACCTCTTCGCGCAGTTCGGCCTCGGCGGCGACAAGAAGGACGAGGGCAGCACCCCCGCCGACACCACGGAAGGCACCGAGAAGCAGGGCGAGTAATCCCCTGACATCGGCGGCGAGAGGCCCACGGGAGTGATCCCGGCGGGCCTCTCCCCTTTTGGGTTCGCGGGGTAGGCTGGCCCCATGACCGCTTCCCTGACCTGGGGCATTCTCGGCGCGGCGCGGATCGCCCGTGCCCTCATTCCCGCGATCCGTGCCGACGGGGGCGAAGTGACGGTGCTGGGCACCCGCGAGCCGCACTCGGAACGGGTGCAGGCTTTCGCGCGGGAATGGGGCATCGGGCGGGTGGGCACCTACGCCGACGTGATCGCCTCGGACGTGGGGGCGATCTACAACCCGCTCCCCAACGATGCCCATCGCCCCTGGACCGAGGCCGCGCTGCGGGCGGGCAAACACGCCCTGACGGAAAAGCCGCTGACACTGAACGCGGGGGAGGCGCAGACGCTGGCAGATACCGCCGCCGAGACGGGCCGGGTATTGCTGGAGGCGTTCGCCTACCGCTTTCAGCCCCACGTGGCCCGGCTGCGGGAGATCGTGGTCTCGGACGAACTGGGGGAGGTCCGGGCGTTCCGGGGCGCTTTCGGCTTTCCACTGACCAATCCAGACGACTTCCGCTGGGAGGCCGAGATGGGCGGGGGGGCGCTCTACGACGTGGGGTGCTACCCGGTCAGTCTGGCCCGCCTCCTGCTGGGCGAGCCACGAGCGGTGACAGCCCAGGCGCGGTGGACGCCGGGGGGCGTGGACCTGGGCCTGAGCGGGACGCTGGACTTTGGTGGGACGCTGGCGAGCATCGACTGCGCCTTCGACTGGGGTCCGGCACCCACCCAGCGGCTCACGGTGGTGGGCACGCAGGGCAGCCTGGAGCTGGACGGAGCCTTCGAGAGCCACAACGGGGCACCCTTGACCCTGCGGGTCCGCACCAAGGCGGGCGAGCGTCGTGAGGCGTTTGCTCTCCACAACGGGTACGCGGCGATGGTGGCCCACTTCGGCCGGGTCGTGCGGGGGGAGGAGGAGGCCCGCTTTCCCCCGCAGGACGCGGTGCGGCAGGCGCGGGTGCTGGACGCGCTGTTCGCGGCGGCGCGGGAGGGGCGGACGGTCACGGTGGGCTGACGGCACTCACGGCAACGGCCAGCGCACCGTCCCGAGTTGATCGGTGCGCCAGACCTTCGCTCCCGCAGCGCCGATTCGTTCCAGCACATCCGGGTGGGGGTGCCCGTAAGTATTGCGCCCCACGCTGACCAGCACGTCGGCGGGGGTGCTCTCCCGAAGCACGGCCTCACCCGTGCTGTGACGGCTGCCGTGGTGGGCGGCCTTGAGCAGGTCGAGGTCGCCCACGCCCACCCGCGCCTCGCCCCAGGCATCCAGGTCGCCCAGCAGAGCGGCGCGGAAGTCGCCCGCCTCGACGGTCAGGGCGACGCTGTTGTCGTTGTCCTCGCTGGACCAGAAGCGGCCCTCGGGCCACAGGACGGTGAGGCGCACGCCCCCAGCCTCCACCCGGTCGCCCCGGCGGACCTCACGGACGGGCACACCTTCTTCACGTGCGACAGCGAGAAGCTCGGCCAGCACAGGATCGTCGGTCTTGCGCTGGCCGATCCACAGTTCGCCCACGGGCAACGAGCGCAGGACGCCGGAGAGGCCCTCGATGTGATCCGTGTCCGCGTGGGTCGCCACCACCACGTCCAGTCCCCTCACCCCCAGCGCCCGCAGCGCGGGAACGACCGTGCGGGTGCCCACGTCGTAGTCGGAGCCGACCGAGCCGCCGCCATCCACGAGAACCTCCAGCCCCCGCGAGCGGATCAGGGTGCTGTCGCCCTGGCCCACGTCCAGAAAGACGAGTTCGTGGGCAGGGCGAATCCAGCCTGGCAGGGACGTCAGGAGAGCACAACTCAGCGCAGTACCCAGCGCCACAGGTGCTCTCACCCGCCCCAGCAGCCATAGCACCCCGGCGAGCGCGGCCACCCCGTAAGCCACGAAGCCTCCCGCACCCACGTTGCCCCAGGTCAGCACCGGGGCTTTGCCGAAGACCTCCACGACGAACAGCAGCGCCGAGGCGAGCAGGCCCGTCAGCGGACTCAGGACCACGCCCAATGGTCCCAGCAACCCCGCTAGAAATCCCAGGGGCACCAGCGCGGCCATGATCACCCCCGCCACAAGGTTGGCGGGCAGGCCGACGAGCGGCAGTTGCCCGAAGGTGCCCGCGATGACGGGCAGGGTGGCGAGTTCGGCCAGCACGGTGGCGACGAGGGCGAGGCGCAGGGCCATCGGCCATCGGCCCGGCAGCCGGGCGGCCAGCTTGCCCGAGAGGGTCAGCCCCAGCACCGCGAGGAAAGAGAGCTGAAAGCCCACGTCCAGCAACCACAGCGGAAAGGGCAGCAGGCAGGCCACCGCCGCGAGCGCGACTGTGCCGTAGGGGTCGGGTCTGCCGCGTCCGAGTGCGAAGGCAACGAGCACGGCGAAGCCCATCAGCACCGCCCGCAGGATGCTGGGCGAGACGCCCACCAACATCAGGTAAGGAATGAGCAGCGCGGCGGCCACCGCGTAGCGCCACGCCACCTGCACCCGTAGCCGGATCAGCAGCCACACGACCACCCCGGTCAGCAGGGCCACGTTCTGCCCGCTGAGGGCCATCAGGTGCGAGAGGCCCGAGCGGGCGAAGGCGTCGCGCACCGAATACCCTTCCGCGAACTCCTCGCGGCCGATGTCGCCCCGGTCGCCCAGCTCGATGGCCTGCATCAGCGCGGCCTGCCGATCGTTCAGCCCGGCGGTCAGGCCCCGGCGGAACCAGCCGCGCCAGCCGCCTTCCGGGGTGTGGGCGCGGACCTCGGCGGCGGCGAGCACCGTCGTCGGCGTGGGGACCAGCAGCCCACCCTGCCCACGCAGCCACCCCGCCTGATCGAACCCGCCCGGAAGGCGCCGCCCCTCGGGGCGCACCAGACGGCCACTCACGGTGAGGTGGCCCGGTGGCTGGGTCGGTTTGGGCGACAGGGCCACCCGCGCCGGGGGATCGGCCAGCCGCAGAAATTGCCCGTCCCACTCGCCGCGCAGGGTGACGAGGGCACCCACCCAGGGGGTCAGTGGGTCCGGTTTGGCGGCGTTCAGGCGCTCGGAACCGAAGCCCAGCCCCAGGCCCACGACCGCGAGAAGGCCGAGGAGCGGACGGCGATCCAGCGCAGCGAGCACCACACCGGCCAGCATGACCAGCCCGCCCCAAACCAGTCCCAAGCCCAGCAGGATGCCGCCGATCACGCCGAGAGCGAGCGGGATAGGCCAAGCGAGGCGTCCGGCGGAGGCCCGTGTGCCGCTGAGGGTTGCCGGGGTTGAGGCAACAGGAGAAGCGGCGTGCCGTCCCAGCATCAGAAGGTGACGAGGGGCGTGAGGTCAGCGAGGGTCGAGGGGCCGATGCCCTTCACCCGGTCGAGGTCAGCCAGCGAGCGGTAGGGCCGCCCGGCCACGATCCGGGCCGCGAGGGCAGGGCCGATGCGCGGGAGGGCTTCAAGCTGTTCCGGGGTGGCCGTGTTCAGGTTCAAGCGGCCGGAGATGAGCGGCGTCACGCTGCCGGTGGTGGGGTACTCCGGCGCAGCCTCAGGCGGCGTGGGGGGCAGCGGCAGGGCCACCCGCGTCACGGTGGGGGTACTGACAGGCGGGCGCAAGGCAGGTCCCAGCGTCAGCGCCCCCACGGCCAGCAGGCCGCCCGCGAGCAGGGCTGTCCAGTGCCGTTCGGTGGGAAGCACGCCGGGAGTGTAGGGCGCGGCCCTCTGCGCGTGGGCCGCAAATGTGGAGCGCGGCCCCGCGCCCACCATGCGGGACACTCCCGCCGCCCACGCCCGTCCGCCAGCCTATGCTCTGCGCGTGACCTCCGTCCCCGCCTCCCGCGCCGCTCGCCTCACGCCCACCGTCTTGCTGTGCCTCGCCCTGGTGTATGTGCTGTGGGGCAGCACCTATTTCGGCATCAAGGTGGCGATCGAGAGCCTGCCGCCGATGGGGATGCTCGCGTTGCGCTTTCTGGCAGCAGGGGCGCTGCTGTACGGGTTCCTGCGCTGGCGCGGAGCACCGGCTCCGACCGCGCGGGAGTGGCGGGCCTCGGCGCTGGTGGGCCTCTTGCTGCTGGGGGGCGGCACCGGGCTGGTCACCCTGGCCGAGCGCGACGCGAGCAGCAGCGTGGCGGCGATGGTGATCGCGGTGTCTCCCCTCTTTGCCTCGCTGTTCGCGCGGCTGTGGGGCGAGCGCACCAGCGGGCGCGAGTGGGTGGGCATCGGGATCGGGCTGGTCGGCATCGTGCTGCTGAACGTGGGCGAGCTGCGGGCCACGCCGCTGGCCGCCGCGCTCCTCATCCTGGCCCCGCTGTGCTGGACCTTCGGCAGCCAGTGGTCGCGCCGCCTGCCCCTCCCCGCCGGGCTGATGGGCAGCGCTGCCGAGATGCTGACGGGCGCCGTGCTGCTGGGGGGGCTGAGCCTGGTGATGGGCGAGCGCTGGGGCACGCCCACCCCGGCCAGCCTGTGGGCGCTGGGTTACCTGGCGGTGTTCGGGAGCCTCGTCGCCTACAGCGCCTACATGTACCTCGTGGCGCACACCCGCCCCGCGCTGGCGACGAGCTACGCCTACGTCAACCCGGTCGTGGCCGTGCTGCTGGGCGTCGGCCTGGGTGGCGAGAGCTTGACCGGGCTGGGGTGGCTGGCGCTCGCCGTGATTCTGGCGGGGGTGGTGCTGGTGGTGTGGCCGCGTGGGGGGACATCGGCACCGGAAGCGTGAGGCCCGGCCGGATTACCGCTTGCTGAGCAGATACCCCTTGGGGTGGTGCCCGCCGCTGTACACCTGAAACAGTTCGCGGACGTGCCAGCGGTCCTGATCGCGCAGCAACCCTTCAAAGAGCCGGATCTCGTGGGTGACCACCGCGAGGCGGCCGTGGCGCGACAGCAGGCGGTGCATCTCGGTCAGGAAGGCGGGGTACAGCGCGGCGTTGGCCCGGTGCGAGCCGATCGCGTCGCCCCAGGGCAGGTCGCAGACGATCAGGTCAAAGGAGCGGGGGGGCAGGCCCGTCGCCAGGGCGTCCACCGCCGCCACCTCCACCTCCCGCCCGGCGGCCTGAAGGTTGGCGCGGGCGCAGGCGACGGCTTCTGGGTCGAGGTCCACACCCACCATCGCCGCCGACGGTCCCAGCAGGGCGCGTTCCACGAGGAGGGTGCCGCTGCCCGCCATCGGGTTGAAGATGCGGTCCTCCTCGCGCACCCCGGCGAGGCGGTGCAGGGCGAAAGCAATGGTCGCGTTCAGGCCGCCGCCCCGGTTGCAGACCCGCCACGCCCGCGCCGAGAGGGGCCGGGGGGTGATCCGCGCCAGCACCTCCCAGCCGGGGCCGCCTTCCTGGGGGCGCAGACGGACCAGCAGTTCGCCTTCTTCCGGGTCAAAGGGGAGGTTCAGCCCGCGCGACAGCTCCTCGGCCAGCCGGGTCATCACCGCCGACTCGCGGCCCGCCGCCGCCAGCCGGAAGGAACGGTGGCCCCCCCAGCGCACGACTTCCCCCAGAAAAGCCGTCAGTTCCCCGAGTTGCTGGTGCCCCAGCAGGCCGCGTGGCCGGGGCACGTCCCAGGCCCGCACCCGGTAGGCCGCCACCGCCCCGCGCAGCCGGGTCAGGCGCTCGGGGTCGCCGGGATACCAGAAGCGCAAACCCCGGAGGTCGCGGGCGAGGGGCACCCCGCGCAGCTCCTCAGCGGCGACCTCCTCCAGGCCGGGCAACGCCTCCAGCACGTACTCGTGGGCGGGCTGGCGGGCGCGGTGGTCGCCCTTCGGTTTCTGCGGGCGGGTGAAGGTGGGATTCTTCTGGCGGGACGGGCTGGGGCGGGCGGGGCGGGGCATAGCAGGGCAGTATACGGGGCGGGCCGCGCTGCCGGGGCCTCCAGAGTCTGCGCGGGTGTAGAATCGCGCGTTCCCGCATGACCCGCCCTCCCCATCCCCCCTCCACCTCGTGGCCGCGTGCCTCCGGGCGGCCCCGCCGGGCGCTCGTGGCCCGCTTCACGCCGCCCCAACTCATCGCGCTGGTGTACCTCGTCGGCATCGCGCTGGGCACGGCGCTGCTGCACCTGCCGGGGGTGGTGGCGCCAGGGGCCGAGCTGAACTTCGTGGACCGCCTGTTCACCGCCACGAGTGCCATTTGCATCACCGGGCTGGTGGTGGCCGACACGGGCGAGGCCTTTACCCGGCCCGGCCAACTGCTGATCCTGCTGCTGTCGCAGGTGGGCGGGCTGGGCATCCTGACCTTCG from the Deinococcus sp. NW-56 genome contains:
- the yedA gene encoding drug/metabolite exporter YedA encodes the protein MTSVPASRAARLTPTVLLCLALVYVLWGSTYFGIKVAIESLPPMGMLALRFLAAGALLYGFLRWRGAPAPTAREWRASALVGLLLLGGGTGLVTLAERDASSSVAAMVIAVSPLFASLFARLWGERTSGREWVGIGIGLVGIVLLNVGELRATPLAAALLILAPLCWTFGSQWSRRLPLPAGLMGSAAEMLTGAVLLGGLSLVMGERWGTPTPASLWALGYLAVFGSLVAYSAYMYLVAHTRPALATSYAYVNPVVAVLLGVGLGGESLTGLGWLALAVILAGVVLVVWPRGGTSAPEA
- a CDS encoding methyltransferase domain-containing protein, with amino-acid sequence MPRPARPSPSRQKNPTFTRPQKPKGDHRARQPAHEYVLEALPGLEEVAAEELRGVPLARDLRGLRFWYPGDPERLTRLRGAVAAYRVRAWDVPRPRGLLGHQQLGELTAFLGEVVRWGGHRSFRLAAAGRESAVMTRLAEELSRGLNLPFDPEEGELLVRLRPQEGGPGWEVLARITPRPLSARAWRVCNRGGGLNATIAFALHRLAGVREEDRIFNPMAGSGTLLVERALLGPSAAMVGVDLDPEAVACARANLQAAGREVEVAAVDALATGLPPRSFDLIVCDLPWGDAIGSHRANAALYPAFLTEMHRLLSRHGRLAVVTHEIRLFEGLLRDQDRWHVRELFQVYSGGHHPKGYLLSKR
- a CDS encoding ComEA family DNA-binding protein: MLPTERHWTALLAGGLLAVGALTLGPALRPPVSTPTVTRVALPLPPTPPEAAPEYPTTGSVTPLISGRLNLNTATPEQLEALPRIGPALAARIVAGRPYRSLADLDRVKGIGPSTLADLTPLVTF
- a CDS encoding DNA internalization-related competence protein ComEC/Rec2; translated protein: MLGRHAASPVASTPATLSGTRASAGRLAWPIPLALGVIGGILLGLGLVWGGLVMLAGVVLAALDRRPLLGLLAVVGLGLGFGSERLNAAKPDPLTPWVGALVTLRGEWDGQFLRLADPPARVALSPKPTQPPGHLTVSGRLVRPEGRRLPGGFDQAGWLRGQGGLLVPTPTTVLAAAEVRAHTPEGGWRGWFRRGLTAGLNDRQAALMQAIELGDRGDIGREEFAEGYSVRDAFARSGLSHLMALSGQNVALLTGVVVWLLIRLRVQVAWRYAVAAALLIPYLMLVGVSPSILRAVLMGFAVLVAFALGRGRPDPYGTVALAAVACLLPFPLWLLDVGFQLSFLAVLGLTLSGKLAARLPGRWPMALRLALVATVLAELATLPVIAGTFGQLPLVGLPANLVAGVIMAALVPLGFLAGLLGPLGVVLSPLTGLLASALLFVVEVFGKAPVLTWGNVGAGGFVAYGVAALAGVLWLLGRVRAPVALGTALSCALLTSLPGWIRPAHELVFLDVGQGDSTLIRSRGLEVLVDGGGSVGSDYDVGTRTVVPALRALGVRGLDVVVATHADTDHIEGLSGVLRSLPVGELWIGQRKTDDPVLAELLAVAREEGVPVREVRRGDRVEAGGVRLTVLWPEGRFWSSEDNDNSVALTVEAGDFRAALLGDLDAWGEARVGVGDLDLLKAAHHGSRHSTGEAVLRESTPADVLVSVGRNTYGHPHPDVLERIGAAGAKVWRTDQLGTVRWPLP